The Solea senegalensis isolate Sse05_10M linkage group LG4, IFAPA_SoseM_1, whole genome shotgun sequence genome includes a region encoding these proteins:
- the LOC122767919 gene encoding membrane-spanning 4-domains subfamily A member 4A-like has protein sequence MSSTVSTTVGDMVVVTHVLPANTNVNAGENTQTLVGVQKFIKGQPLALGTVQIIIGLMIFLFGIAMTPRADTLGVVSGIFVWGAAFYITAGSLTVAAARRPSRCLVNCTLAFSVVAAVATSFGVIFFTLDATGLLMYCRYDLVFECGIYRSRMMGVSGVLAVFSLLQLIVSATIAGYACSATCNCSGETPSVIFVPAESLATGQTAAPYTEEMQNVKGDGSAMTPPPPAYSAVVS, from the exons ATGTCTTCAACCGTGTCCACGACCGTGGGGGACATGGTGGTCGTCACCCACGTCCTCCCTGCTAACACTAACGTTAACGCTGGTGAGAACACGCAGACGTTAGTGGGCGTCCAGAAATTCATCAAGGGACAACCACTGGCGCTGGGG ACGGTTCAGATCATCATCGGCCTGATGATTTTCCTGTTTGGGATCGCGATGACACCTCGTGCAGACACACTTGGAGTTGTCAGCGGCATCTTCGTCTGGGGAGCTGCGTTT tacATCACAGCTGGATCTCTGACGGTGGCTGCTGCCAGACGACCCAGCCGCTGCCTG gTGAACTGCACCCTGGCGTTCAGTGTCGTCGCAGCGGTCGCCACCAGCTTCGGCGTCATCTTCTTCACTCTGGACGCGACTGGACTTCTCATGTACTGCAGATACGACTTGGTCTTCGAGTGCGGCATCTACAGG AGTCGGATGATGGGCGTCTCAGGGGTCCTGGCTGTCTTCAGCCTGTTGCAGTTGATCGTCTCAGCCACCATCGCAGGTTACGCCTGCAGCGCCACGTGTAACTGCAGTGGCGAG aCACCATCAGTCATTTTTGTACCTGCAGAATCTTTGGCCACTGGACAAACTGCTGCTCCCTACACtgaagag atGCAGAACGTGAAAGGAGACGGGAGCGCcatgactcctcctcctccagcgtATAGCGCTGTGGTCAGCTGA
- the ccdc51 gene encoding mitochondrial potassium channel isoform X1 — protein MFCFDSLEQIGYRGAQICRWTHGSCCFSRHSLSGSLYGRITLVRSYSAPHQPGPPPAPPADPAPPDGKSGGEVVKERALAALQHAGELGQQWGRRSSQAASATINYWWERYEEFVGINEVRVAQTKVTEAEAAFMVARGMVREAHTGLETLQVRLKEIRDRLDRVSREEAHYLELATLEHKLLQEERRHRTAYENAESSEREKFALFSAAVRESHEKERTRAERTKNWSVIGSVLGALIGVMGSTYINRVRLQELKTLLLEAQKGPESLQEALRVQAGNHRSQRDELQTIINSLRVALGDASAARPVVDPASHSAAVPLSAFKDLHTSSQKTHTLLESLPPQLGQLEQGLGRVEGKLSAVKRLLDATPPAGELHLAGPERGEQWEESEVAAVRRLEETQRTLGEQMRTNTVFSAVFAYTAAAITVSAVYMMLRGGG, from the exons ATGTTTTGCTTCGACAGTCTTGAACAAATCGG GTACAGAGGAGCTCAGATCTGTCGCTGGACTCATGGCTCCTGCTGCTTTTCCCGCCACTCCCTGTCTGGATCTCTGTACGGCAGAATTACTCTGGTCCGCAGCTACAGTGCGCCACATCAGCCTGGTCCTCCACCAGCACCACCTGCTGACCCTGCACCTCCAGATGGGAAGAGTGGAGGTGAGGTGGTGAAGGAGCGCGCCCTGGCTGCCTTACAG CATGCAGGTGAGCTGGGGCAGCAGTGGGGTCGGAGGTCAAGTCAAGCGGCCAGCGCCACCATAAATTACTGGTGGGAGAGGTACGAGGAGTTTGTTGGGATCAATGAAGTCCGCGTGGCTCAGACCAAGGTCACTGAG GCTGAGGCAGCCTTCATGGTGGCCAGAGGGATGGTGCGTGAGGCACACACCGGTCTGGAGACTCTGCAGGTCAGACTGAAGGAGATTCGAGACCGGCTGGACCGGGTGTCGAGGGAGGAGGCCCACTACCTGGAGCTGGCAACGCTGGAACACAAACTGCTGCAG GAGGAGCGTCGTCACCGGACAGCGTATGAGAACGCTGAGAGTTCGGAGAGGGAGAAGTTTGCTCTGTTTTCAGCTGCTGTCAGAGAGAGCCACGAGAAGGAGAGGACGAGAGCGGAGCGAACCAAGAACTGGTCCGTCATCGGCTCGGTGCTCGGAGCTCTGATCGGCGTCATGGGCTCGACATATATCAACCGTGTACGACTGCAG GAGCTGAAGACTCTTCTGCTGGAGGCTCAGAAGGGTCCAGAGAGTCTGCAGGAAGCTCTCAGAGTCCAGGCCGGGAACCACCGGTCCCAGCGGGACGAGCTGCAGACGATTATCAACAGCCTCAGGGTTGCGCTGGGTGACGCCTCCGCAGCGAGGCCTGTGGTCGATCCCGCCTCACACTCGGCTGCTGTGCCTCTCTCGGCCTTCAAAGACCTTCACACGTCCAGTCAGAAGACCCACACCCTCCTGGAGTCTCTCCCGCCACAACTGGGACAACTGGAGCAGGGACTGGGCCGAGTCGAGGGGAAATTATCAGCAGTGAAGAGGCTGCTGGACGCGACGCCTCCTGCTGGTGAGCTGCATTTAGCGGGACCAGAGAGAGGGGAACAGTGGGAGGAGTCTGAGGTGGCGGCGGTGAGGCGCTTGGAGGAGACGCAGAGGACGCTGGGAGAACAGATGAGGACAAACACGGTTTTCAGTGCTGTGTTTGCGTACACTGCCGCAGCCATCACCGTCTCTGCTGTGTACATGATGCTGAGAGGCGGTGGTTAG
- the ccdc51 gene encoding mitochondrial potassium channel isoform X2, translating into MRYRGAQICRWTHGSCCFSRHSLSGSLYGRITLVRSYSAPHQPGPPPAPPADPAPPDGKSGGEVVKERALAALQHAGELGQQWGRRSSQAASATINYWWERYEEFVGINEVRVAQTKVTEAEAAFMVARGMVREAHTGLETLQVRLKEIRDRLDRVSREEAHYLELATLEHKLLQEERRHRTAYENAESSEREKFALFSAAVRESHEKERTRAERTKNWSVIGSVLGALIGVMGSTYINRVRLQELKTLLLEAQKGPESLQEALRVQAGNHRSQRDELQTIINSLRVALGDASAARPVVDPASHSAAVPLSAFKDLHTSSQKTHTLLESLPPQLGQLEQGLGRVEGKLSAVKRLLDATPPAGELHLAGPERGEQWEESEVAAVRRLEETQRTLGEQMRTNTVFSAVFAYTAAAITVSAVYMMLRGGG; encoded by the exons ATGAG GTACAGAGGAGCTCAGATCTGTCGCTGGACTCATGGCTCCTGCTGCTTTTCCCGCCACTCCCTGTCTGGATCTCTGTACGGCAGAATTACTCTGGTCCGCAGCTACAGTGCGCCACATCAGCCTGGTCCTCCACCAGCACCACCTGCTGACCCTGCACCTCCAGATGGGAAGAGTGGAGGTGAGGTGGTGAAGGAGCGCGCCCTGGCTGCCTTACAG CATGCAGGTGAGCTGGGGCAGCAGTGGGGTCGGAGGTCAAGTCAAGCGGCCAGCGCCACCATAAATTACTGGTGGGAGAGGTACGAGGAGTTTGTTGGGATCAATGAAGTCCGCGTGGCTCAGACCAAGGTCACTGAG GCTGAGGCAGCCTTCATGGTGGCCAGAGGGATGGTGCGTGAGGCACACACCGGTCTGGAGACTCTGCAGGTCAGACTGAAGGAGATTCGAGACCGGCTGGACCGGGTGTCGAGGGAGGAGGCCCACTACCTGGAGCTGGCAACGCTGGAACACAAACTGCTGCAG GAGGAGCGTCGTCACCGGACAGCGTATGAGAACGCTGAGAGTTCGGAGAGGGAGAAGTTTGCTCTGTTTTCAGCTGCTGTCAGAGAGAGCCACGAGAAGGAGAGGACGAGAGCGGAGCGAACCAAGAACTGGTCCGTCATCGGCTCGGTGCTCGGAGCTCTGATCGGCGTCATGGGCTCGACATATATCAACCGTGTACGACTGCAG GAGCTGAAGACTCTTCTGCTGGAGGCTCAGAAGGGTCCAGAGAGTCTGCAGGAAGCTCTCAGAGTCCAGGCCGGGAACCACCGGTCCCAGCGGGACGAGCTGCAGACGATTATCAACAGCCTCAGGGTTGCGCTGGGTGACGCCTCCGCAGCGAGGCCTGTGGTCGATCCCGCCTCACACTCGGCTGCTGTGCCTCTCTCGGCCTTCAAAGACCTTCACACGTCCAGTCAGAAGACCCACACCCTCCTGGAGTCTCTCCCGCCACAACTGGGACAACTGGAGCAGGGACTGGGCCGAGTCGAGGGGAAATTATCAGCAGTGAAGAGGCTGCTGGACGCGACGCCTCCTGCTGGTGAGCTGCATTTAGCGGGACCAGAGAGAGGGGAACAGTGGGAGGAGTCTGAGGTGGCGGCGGTGAGGCGCTTGGAGGAGACGCAGAGGACGCTGGGAGAACAGATGAGGACAAACACGGTTTTCAGTGCTGTGTTTGCGTACACTGCCGCAGCCATCACCGTCTCTGCTGTGTACATGATGCTGAGAGGCGGTGGTTAG
- the tma7 gene encoding translation machinery-associated protein 7 yields MSGREGGKKKPLKAPKKQAKDADDDDLAFKQKQKEEQKALEALKAKASGKGPLGGSGMKKSGKK; encoded by the exons ATGTCCGGCAGAGAAG GAGGCAAAAAGAAGCCACTGAAGGCACCCAAGAAACAGGCCAAGGATGCGGATGAC gatGACTTGGCCTTTaagcagaagcagaaggagGAACAGAAGGCTTTGGAAGCACTGAAGGCCAAAGCTTCAGGGAAAGGGCCTTTAG GTGGCAGTGGAATGAAGAAATCGGGCAAGAAATAA
- the dnase1l4.1 gene encoding deoxyribonuclease 1 like 4, tandem duplicate 1 isoform X1, translating to MKVASFNIQKFGRSKVSDPDVLNILTKIVSRYDIILILEVVDISGESVKTFVDALNKYNNKHHYTLTISSRLGRTRYKEQFMFLYRDDMVDLVGSYQFDDELMEGGDVFARDPYILRFRCLNTVLQDLVLIPVHTKPEDSEKELDELYDVFLHIKQKWHTDNVMILGDFNADGSYVSKRAMKDIRIRNDKNFHWLISDDVDTTASTGNNHTYDRIVVYGDDVLQAVVPNSAKPFNFQKAYGLTEEQALKVSDHYPVEVELKSDEDDGVKKQRQPRSVPLGLMTLDQDLLDLKRENLLLEREKLQLEIMILRRKMAKMNCGD from the exons ATGAAAGTCGCATCTTTCAACATTCAGAAGTTCGGAAGGAGCAAAGTGTCCGACCCCGATGTTCTCAACATACTGACcaag atCGTGTCTCGTTATGACATCATCTTGATTCTTGAAGTTGTCGACATCAGTGGAGAATCTGTAAAAACCTTTGTTGACGCTCTGAACAA ATACAACAACAAGCATCACTACACTCTGACCATCAGCAGTCGCTTGGGGCGAACGCGTTACAAGGAACAGTTCATGTTCTTGTACAG GGACGACATGGTCGATCTCGTGGGCTCGTATCAGTTTGACGATGAGCTGATGGAGGGAGGGGACGTTTTCGCCCGAGACCCCTACATTCTGCGATTCAGATGTCTCAACACAG tgctGCAGGACCTTGTGCTGATCCCCGTTCACACCAAACCAGAAGACTCGGAGAAGGAGCTGGACGAGCTGTACGATGTTTTCCTGCACATTAAGCAAAAGTGGCACACTGAT AACGTCATGATCCTGGGCGACTTCAACGCCGACGGCTCGTATGTCTCCAAGAGAGCGATGAAGGACATCCGGATACGTAACGACAAGAACTTCCACTGGCTGATCAGCGATGACGTTGACACCACGGCCAGCACCGGCAACAACCACACCTACGACAG GATCGTGGTTTATGGAGATGACGTTCTTCAGGCTGTTGTACCAAACTCTGCCAAACCTTTCAACTTCCAGAAGGCGTACGGACTCACTGAGGAGCAG GCTCTGAAAGTGAGCGACCATTATCCTGTGGAAGTGGAGCTAAAATCCGACGAAGACGATG GTGTGAAAAAGCAGCGGCAGCCTCGGTCTGTGCCTCTCGGGCTCATGACCCTGGACCAGGATCTGCTGGACCTGAAGAGAGAAAACCTGctcctggagagagagaagctccAGCTGGAGATTATGATCCTCCGGAGGAAAATGGCCAAGATGAACTGTGGAGATTAA
- the dnase1l4.1 gene encoding deoxyribonuclease 1 like 4, tandem duplicate 1 isoform X2, producing the protein MKVASFNIQKFGRSKVSDPDVLNILTKIVSRYDIILILEVVDISGESVKTFVDALNKYNNKHHYTLTISSRLGRTRYKEQFMFLYRDDMVDLVGSYQFDDELMEGGDVFARDPYILRFRCLNTVLQDLVLIPVHTKPEDSEKELDELYDVFLHIKQKWHTDNVMILGDFNADGSYVSKRAMKDIRIRNDKNFHWLISDDVDTTASTGNNHTYDRIVVYGDDVLQAVVPNSAKPFNFQKAYGLTEEQALKVSDHYPVEVELKSDEDDGRCTWCCFACKIKPTETPARTSSKGDTGE; encoded by the exons ATGAAAGTCGCATCTTTCAACATTCAGAAGTTCGGAAGGAGCAAAGTGTCCGACCCCGATGTTCTCAACATACTGACcaag atCGTGTCTCGTTATGACATCATCTTGATTCTTGAAGTTGTCGACATCAGTGGAGAATCTGTAAAAACCTTTGTTGACGCTCTGAACAA ATACAACAACAAGCATCACTACACTCTGACCATCAGCAGTCGCTTGGGGCGAACGCGTTACAAGGAACAGTTCATGTTCTTGTACAG GGACGACATGGTCGATCTCGTGGGCTCGTATCAGTTTGACGATGAGCTGATGGAGGGAGGGGACGTTTTCGCCCGAGACCCCTACATTCTGCGATTCAGATGTCTCAACACAG tgctGCAGGACCTTGTGCTGATCCCCGTTCACACCAAACCAGAAGACTCGGAGAAGGAGCTGGACGAGCTGTACGATGTTTTCCTGCACATTAAGCAAAAGTGGCACACTGAT AACGTCATGATCCTGGGCGACTTCAACGCCGACGGCTCGTATGTCTCCAAGAGAGCGATGAAGGACATCCGGATACGTAACGACAAGAACTTCCACTGGCTGATCAGCGATGACGTTGACACCACGGCCAGCACCGGCAACAACCACACCTACGACAG GATCGTGGTTTATGGAGATGACGTTCTTCAGGCTGTTGTACCAAACTCTGCCAAACCTTTCAACTTCCAGAAGGCGTACGGACTCACTGAGGAGCAG GCTCTGAAAGTGAGCGACCATTATCCTGTGGAAGTGGAGCTAAAATCCGACGAAGACGATG GCAGGTGCACTTGGTGCTGTTTTGCATGCAAGATAAAGCCCACGGAAACTCCAGCCAGAACCTCCTCCAAAGGAGACACAGGAGAGTAG